The Ficedula albicollis isolate OC2 unplaced genomic scaffold, FicAlb1.5 N04171, whole genome shotgun sequence DNA window AGCAGCAGCCCCATTCAggaagtgctgctgtgccagctgggacaAGGAGAGGTGGGTCTGGGCCAGATACTGCATCCGCCTGTTCACAAGGTCTGGTTCCAAAAACGAGCGAAACTCCACCCCATCCTCCCCTCCACTGGCATCCACCTCGTCGTATCTGCCTTCCTTCTGCACCTGCACATTGGGGTGCAGCCACTTGTAGTAGGTGaccctgagccccagccccagcaggtagcagggcagggcagcagccagcaccaggAGGAGGTAGGAGTGCTCCTCAGAGGGAGCCCGGCCCCAGAGCCAGGCCAGGGCCAGCAGCGAGCTGTCCAGCAGGATGAAGCTGTGGTAGATGATGCTGCGGTACAGCGTCCTGCCCTGGGCCACGTTGAACCAGCTGAAGTAGAGGATCACGGCCACCACGGCCCGGTAAAGCTGCTCGGGGCAGGGGGACTCCATGAAGTCAGTGCCCTGCAGGCTGACCCAGAGGAACATGGCCAGCCACACCAGTGGGAAGTGCACAGCCACGCCGTAGGGCCAGAGCAGGG harbors:
- the LOC101805964 gene encoding XK-related protein 8-like, whose protein sequence is LGLVTAFLCVSWSLLDYHQSLRSFVQDKYELSLGSSIIYFLWNLLLICPRILAVALFALLWPYGVAVHFPLVWLAMFLWVSLQGTDFMESPCPEQLYRAVVAVILYFSWFNVAQGRTLYRSIIYHSFILLDSSLLALAWLWGRAPSEEHSYLLLVLAAALPCYLLGLGLRVTYYKWLHPNVQVQKEGRYDEVDASGGEDGVEFRSFLEPDLVNRRMQYLAQTHLSLSQLAQQHFLNGA